The Neodiprion fabricii isolate iyNeoFabr1 chromosome 4, iyNeoFabr1.1, whole genome shotgun sequence genome window below encodes:
- the LOC124179880 gene encoding phenylalanine--tRNA ligase beta subunit isoform X3 codes for MTDVHSSDDEFQSLCFKFGLELDEVTTEKQMIAKEQGSDHGADASDEIIYRIDIPANRYDLLCLEGLVSGILVFLEKNPPPRYTALLPNSNLHQIIVTQSTQRIRCYVVGAILRDITINEDSYKSLIDLQDKLHQNICRKRSLVAIGTHDLDTIQGPFTYDAKPPKNISFKPLNQQKVYTGEQIMDLYANHAQLKQYLPIIKDSAVYPIIYDSNGVVLSLPPIINGDHSKITLNTKNVLIECTATDLTKANIVLDTLICMFSQYCKEKYTAEKVEVIYPDRTRFQYPNLSYRNEEISPEKATGYIGIRETPNNVAQLLSKMCLKTKVEDDRLIVEIPPTRHDVIHPCDIYEDIAIAYGYNNIVKTLPKGLTIAEQFPLNKLSDQLREEVAHAGFTEALTFSLCSREDISEKLRLGIKDVPAVHISNPKTLEFQVARTTLLPGLLKTLAANKKMPLPQKLFEISDVVLRDCTAEVGARNERRICAINCNKFAGFEIIHGLLDRIMQLLEVPWSTAKDSNGYYLRAADDPTYFPQRCAEIVVFGEVIGKMGVIHPTVISNFDLSLPCSAMEINIEPML; via the exons ATGACTGATGTGCATTCGT CTGACGATGAATTTCAATCGTTATGTTTCAAATTTGGTCTTGAACTGGACGAAGTG ACTACGGAAAAGCAAATGATAGCGAAAGAACAAGGCTCCGATCATGGTGCAGATGCTTCGGATGAAATTATCTACAGAATTGATATTCCAGCAAACCGATATGACCTCCTATGCCTTGAGGGTCTAGTCAGCGGAATTCTTGTATTTTTAGAGAA AAATCCACCCCCTCGATATACAGCACTTCTACCTAACAGCAATTTACATCAAATTATCGTTACTCAAAGT ACTCAAAGAATACGATGTTACGTTGTAGGAGCCATATTAAGAGATATAACGATAAACGAAGATTCCTACAAAAGCCTTATCGATTTACAAGATAAACTCCATCAAAACATTTGTCGCAAACGCAGCCTTGTGGCAATAGGAACTCACGACCTGGACACAATTCAGGGTCCTTTCACTTATGATGCTAAACCtccgaaaaatatttctttcaaacCGCTGAATCAACAAAAAGTATACACAGGAGAGCAGATCATGGATTTGTATGCT AACCACGCACAGCTCAAGCAATATTTACCAATCATAAAGGACAGTGCTGTGTATCCGATTATTTATGATAGCAATGGTGTGGTATTATCATTGCCGCCGATAATCAATGGAGATCATTCTAAGATTACTCTAAACACTAAAAATGTTCTCATTGAATGCACAGCTACGGATCTTACTAAG GCAAATATAGTCCTGGATACACTGATATGTATGTTTAGTCAGTActgcaaagaaaaatatacagcTGAAAAGGTGGAGGTGATATATCCCGATAGGACGAGATTCCAATACCCTAATCTCAGTTATCGAAATGAAGAAATCAGTCCAGAAAAAGCCACTGGCTATATCGGTATTAG AGAAACGCCAAACAACGTTGCACAGCTTCTTTCTAAAATGTGTTTGAAAACCAAAGTTGAAGACGACAGGTTAATAGTTGAAATACCTCCCACAAGGCATGATGTCATACATCCTTGCGATATCTACGAGGATATAGCTATTGCCTACGGCTACAACAACATAGTAAAAACATTACCCAAAGGGTTGACAATCGCAGAACAG TTTCCACTAAACAAGTTATCTGATCAACTGAGAGAAGAAGTTGCTCATGCTGGATTTACAGAAGCATTGACATTTTCCTTG TGTTCTCGAGAGGATATATCTGAGAAATTGAGACTTGGCATCAAGGATGTACCAGCGGTCCATATCTCTAATCCAAAGACACTAGAATTTCAA GTAGCTAGGACCACATTACTACCGGGACTTCTGAAGACTTTGGCTGCTAACAAAAAGATGCCGTTACCCCAAAAGTTATTTGAAATATCCGATGTAGTACTGCGTGATTGTACAGCGGAAGTTGGAGCCCGTAATGAAAGACGAATTTGTGCAATCAATTGTAATAAGTTTGCAGGCTTCGAAATAATTCATGGTCTTTTAGACAGAATTATGCAGTTACTTGAAGTTCCATGGAGTACAGCTAAAGATTCCAATGGTTACTACTTGCGTGCTGCCGACG ATCCAACTTATTTTCCACAACGTTGTGCTGAAATTGTGGTTTTTGGTGAGGTGATAGGTAAGATGGGAGTGATTCATCCGACggtaatttcgaattttgaccTTAGCCTGCCTTGTTCGGCGATGGAGATTAACATCGAACCCATGTTGTAA
- the LOC124179880 gene encoding phenylalanine--tRNA ligase beta subunit isoform X2 → MCIRVRPHISLYADDEFQSLCFKFGLELDEVTTEKQMIAKEQGSDHGADASDEIIYRIDIPANRYDLLCLEGLVSGILVFLEKNPPPRYTALLPNSNLHQIIVTQSTQRIRCYVVGAILRDITINEDSYKSLIDLQDKLHQNICRKRSLVAIGTHDLDTIQGPFTYDAKPPKNISFKPLNQQKVYTGEQIMDLYANHAQLKQYLPIIKDSAVYPIIYDSNGVVLSLPPIINGDHSKITLNTKNVLIECTATDLTKANIVLDTLICMFSQYCKEKYTAEKVEVIYPDRTRFQYPNLSYRNEEISPEKATGYIGIRETPNNVAQLLSKMCLKTKVEDDRLIVEIPPTRHDVIHPCDIYEDIAIAYGYNNIVKTLPKGLTIAEQFPLNKLSDQLREEVAHAGFTEALTFSLCSREDISEKLRLGIKDVPAVHISNPKTLEFQVARTTLLPGLLKTLAANKKMPLPQKLFEISDVVLRDCTAEVGARNERRICAINCNKFAGFEIIHGLLDRIMQLLEVPWSTAKDSNGYYLRAADDPTYFPQRCAEIVVFGEVIGKMGVIHPTVISNFDLSLPCSAMEINIEPML, encoded by the exons ATGTGCATTCGTGTACGTCCTCATATCAGCTTATACG CTGACGATGAATTTCAATCGTTATGTTTCAAATTTGGTCTTGAACTGGACGAAGTG ACTACGGAAAAGCAAATGATAGCGAAAGAACAAGGCTCCGATCATGGTGCAGATGCTTCGGATGAAATTATCTACAGAATTGATATTCCAGCAAACCGATATGACCTCCTATGCCTTGAGGGTCTAGTCAGCGGAATTCTTGTATTTTTAGAGAA AAATCCACCCCCTCGATATACAGCACTTCTACCTAACAGCAATTTACATCAAATTATCGTTACTCAAAGT ACTCAAAGAATACGATGTTACGTTGTAGGAGCCATATTAAGAGATATAACGATAAACGAAGATTCCTACAAAAGCCTTATCGATTTACAAGATAAACTCCATCAAAACATTTGTCGCAAACGCAGCCTTGTGGCAATAGGAACTCACGACCTGGACACAATTCAGGGTCCTTTCACTTATGATGCTAAACCtccgaaaaatatttctttcaaacCGCTGAATCAACAAAAAGTATACACAGGAGAGCAGATCATGGATTTGTATGCT AACCACGCACAGCTCAAGCAATATTTACCAATCATAAAGGACAGTGCTGTGTATCCGATTATTTATGATAGCAATGGTGTGGTATTATCATTGCCGCCGATAATCAATGGAGATCATTCTAAGATTACTCTAAACACTAAAAATGTTCTCATTGAATGCACAGCTACGGATCTTACTAAG GCAAATATAGTCCTGGATACACTGATATGTATGTTTAGTCAGTActgcaaagaaaaatatacagcTGAAAAGGTGGAGGTGATATATCCCGATAGGACGAGATTCCAATACCCTAATCTCAGTTATCGAAATGAAGAAATCAGTCCAGAAAAAGCCACTGGCTATATCGGTATTAG AGAAACGCCAAACAACGTTGCACAGCTTCTTTCTAAAATGTGTTTGAAAACCAAAGTTGAAGACGACAGGTTAATAGTTGAAATACCTCCCACAAGGCATGATGTCATACATCCTTGCGATATCTACGAGGATATAGCTATTGCCTACGGCTACAACAACATAGTAAAAACATTACCCAAAGGGTTGACAATCGCAGAACAG TTTCCACTAAACAAGTTATCTGATCAACTGAGAGAAGAAGTTGCTCATGCTGGATTTACAGAAGCATTGACATTTTCCTTG TGTTCTCGAGAGGATATATCTGAGAAATTGAGACTTGGCATCAAGGATGTACCAGCGGTCCATATCTCTAATCCAAAGACACTAGAATTTCAA GTAGCTAGGACCACATTACTACCGGGACTTCTGAAGACTTTGGCTGCTAACAAAAAGATGCCGTTACCCCAAAAGTTATTTGAAATATCCGATGTAGTACTGCGTGATTGTACAGCGGAAGTTGGAGCCCGTAATGAAAGACGAATTTGTGCAATCAATTGTAATAAGTTTGCAGGCTTCGAAATAATTCATGGTCTTTTAGACAGAATTATGCAGTTACTTGAAGTTCCATGGAGTACAGCTAAAGATTCCAATGGTTACTACTTGCGTGCTGCCGACG ATCCAACTTATTTTCCACAACGTTGTGCTGAAATTGTGGTTTTTGGTGAGGTGATAGGTAAGATGGGAGTGATTCATCCGACggtaatttcgaattttgaccTTAGCCTGCCTTGTTCGGCGATGGAGATTAACATCGAACCCATGTTGTAA
- the LOC124179880 gene encoding phenylalanine--tRNA ligase beta subunit isoform X1 codes for MPTISVKRDLLFKALGSTYTDDEFQSLCFKFGLELDEVTTEKQMIAKEQGSDHGADASDEIIYRIDIPANRYDLLCLEGLVSGILVFLEKNPPPRYTALLPNSNLHQIIVTQSTQRIRCYVVGAILRDITINEDSYKSLIDLQDKLHQNICRKRSLVAIGTHDLDTIQGPFTYDAKPPKNISFKPLNQQKVYTGEQIMDLYANHAQLKQYLPIIKDSAVYPIIYDSNGVVLSLPPIINGDHSKITLNTKNVLIECTATDLTKANIVLDTLICMFSQYCKEKYTAEKVEVIYPDRTRFQYPNLSYRNEEISPEKATGYIGIRETPNNVAQLLSKMCLKTKVEDDRLIVEIPPTRHDVIHPCDIYEDIAIAYGYNNIVKTLPKGLTIAEQFPLNKLSDQLREEVAHAGFTEALTFSLCSREDISEKLRLGIKDVPAVHISNPKTLEFQVARTTLLPGLLKTLAANKKMPLPQKLFEISDVVLRDCTAEVGARNERRICAINCNKFAGFEIIHGLLDRIMQLLEVPWSTAKDSNGYYLRAADDPTYFPQRCAEIVVFGEVIGKMGVIHPTVISNFDLSLPCSAMEINIEPML; via the exons ATGCCTACTATTAGTGTGAAACGTGACTTGCTTTTCAAAGCATTAGGAAGTACTTATA CTGACGATGAATTTCAATCGTTATGTTTCAAATTTGGTCTTGAACTGGACGAAGTG ACTACGGAAAAGCAAATGATAGCGAAAGAACAAGGCTCCGATCATGGTGCAGATGCTTCGGATGAAATTATCTACAGAATTGATATTCCAGCAAACCGATATGACCTCCTATGCCTTGAGGGTCTAGTCAGCGGAATTCTTGTATTTTTAGAGAA AAATCCACCCCCTCGATATACAGCACTTCTACCTAACAGCAATTTACATCAAATTATCGTTACTCAAAGT ACTCAAAGAATACGATGTTACGTTGTAGGAGCCATATTAAGAGATATAACGATAAACGAAGATTCCTACAAAAGCCTTATCGATTTACAAGATAAACTCCATCAAAACATTTGTCGCAAACGCAGCCTTGTGGCAATAGGAACTCACGACCTGGACACAATTCAGGGTCCTTTCACTTATGATGCTAAACCtccgaaaaatatttctttcaaacCGCTGAATCAACAAAAAGTATACACAGGAGAGCAGATCATGGATTTGTATGCT AACCACGCACAGCTCAAGCAATATTTACCAATCATAAAGGACAGTGCTGTGTATCCGATTATTTATGATAGCAATGGTGTGGTATTATCATTGCCGCCGATAATCAATGGAGATCATTCTAAGATTACTCTAAACACTAAAAATGTTCTCATTGAATGCACAGCTACGGATCTTACTAAG GCAAATATAGTCCTGGATACACTGATATGTATGTTTAGTCAGTActgcaaagaaaaatatacagcTGAAAAGGTGGAGGTGATATATCCCGATAGGACGAGATTCCAATACCCTAATCTCAGTTATCGAAATGAAGAAATCAGTCCAGAAAAAGCCACTGGCTATATCGGTATTAG AGAAACGCCAAACAACGTTGCACAGCTTCTTTCTAAAATGTGTTTGAAAACCAAAGTTGAAGACGACAGGTTAATAGTTGAAATACCTCCCACAAGGCATGATGTCATACATCCTTGCGATATCTACGAGGATATAGCTATTGCCTACGGCTACAACAACATAGTAAAAACATTACCCAAAGGGTTGACAATCGCAGAACAG TTTCCACTAAACAAGTTATCTGATCAACTGAGAGAAGAAGTTGCTCATGCTGGATTTACAGAAGCATTGACATTTTCCTTG TGTTCTCGAGAGGATATATCTGAGAAATTGAGACTTGGCATCAAGGATGTACCAGCGGTCCATATCTCTAATCCAAAGACACTAGAATTTCAA GTAGCTAGGACCACATTACTACCGGGACTTCTGAAGACTTTGGCTGCTAACAAAAAGATGCCGTTACCCCAAAAGTTATTTGAAATATCCGATGTAGTACTGCGTGATTGTACAGCGGAAGTTGGAGCCCGTAATGAAAGACGAATTTGTGCAATCAATTGTAATAAGTTTGCAGGCTTCGAAATAATTCATGGTCTTTTAGACAGAATTATGCAGTTACTTGAAGTTCCATGGAGTACAGCTAAAGATTCCAATGGTTACTACTTGCGTGCTGCCGACG ATCCAACTTATTTTCCACAACGTTGTGCTGAAATTGTGGTTTTTGGTGAGGTGATAGGTAAGATGGGAGTGATTCATCCGACggtaatttcgaattttgaccTTAGCCTGCCTTGTTCGGCGATGGAGATTAACATCGAACCCATGTTGTAA
- the LOC124179880 gene encoding phenylalanine--tRNA ligase beta subunit isoform X4, whose translation MIAKEQGSDHGADASDEIIYRIDIPANRYDLLCLEGLVSGILVFLEKNPPPRYTALLPNSNLHQIIVTQSTQRIRCYVVGAILRDITINEDSYKSLIDLQDKLHQNICRKRSLVAIGTHDLDTIQGPFTYDAKPPKNISFKPLNQQKVYTGEQIMDLYANHAQLKQYLPIIKDSAVYPIIYDSNGVVLSLPPIINGDHSKITLNTKNVLIECTATDLTKANIVLDTLICMFSQYCKEKYTAEKVEVIYPDRTRFQYPNLSYRNEEISPEKATGYIGIRETPNNVAQLLSKMCLKTKVEDDRLIVEIPPTRHDVIHPCDIYEDIAIAYGYNNIVKTLPKGLTIAEQFPLNKLSDQLREEVAHAGFTEALTFSLCSREDISEKLRLGIKDVPAVHISNPKTLEFQVARTTLLPGLLKTLAANKKMPLPQKLFEISDVVLRDCTAEVGARNERRICAINCNKFAGFEIIHGLLDRIMQLLEVPWSTAKDSNGYYLRAADDPTYFPQRCAEIVVFGEVIGKMGVIHPTVISNFDLSLPCSAMEINIEPML comes from the exons ATGATAGCGAAAGAACAAGGCTCCGATCATGGTGCAGATGCTTCGGATGAAATTATCTACAGAATTGATATTCCAGCAAACCGATATGACCTCCTATGCCTTGAGGGTCTAGTCAGCGGAATTCTTGTATTTTTAGAGAA AAATCCACCCCCTCGATATACAGCACTTCTACCTAACAGCAATTTACATCAAATTATCGTTACTCAAAGT ACTCAAAGAATACGATGTTACGTTGTAGGAGCCATATTAAGAGATATAACGATAAACGAAGATTCCTACAAAAGCCTTATCGATTTACAAGATAAACTCCATCAAAACATTTGTCGCAAACGCAGCCTTGTGGCAATAGGAACTCACGACCTGGACACAATTCAGGGTCCTTTCACTTATGATGCTAAACCtccgaaaaatatttctttcaaacCGCTGAATCAACAAAAAGTATACACAGGAGAGCAGATCATGGATTTGTATGCT AACCACGCACAGCTCAAGCAATATTTACCAATCATAAAGGACAGTGCTGTGTATCCGATTATTTATGATAGCAATGGTGTGGTATTATCATTGCCGCCGATAATCAATGGAGATCATTCTAAGATTACTCTAAACACTAAAAATGTTCTCATTGAATGCACAGCTACGGATCTTACTAAG GCAAATATAGTCCTGGATACACTGATATGTATGTTTAGTCAGTActgcaaagaaaaatatacagcTGAAAAGGTGGAGGTGATATATCCCGATAGGACGAGATTCCAATACCCTAATCTCAGTTATCGAAATGAAGAAATCAGTCCAGAAAAAGCCACTGGCTATATCGGTATTAG AGAAACGCCAAACAACGTTGCACAGCTTCTTTCTAAAATGTGTTTGAAAACCAAAGTTGAAGACGACAGGTTAATAGTTGAAATACCTCCCACAAGGCATGATGTCATACATCCTTGCGATATCTACGAGGATATAGCTATTGCCTACGGCTACAACAACATAGTAAAAACATTACCCAAAGGGTTGACAATCGCAGAACAG TTTCCACTAAACAAGTTATCTGATCAACTGAGAGAAGAAGTTGCTCATGCTGGATTTACAGAAGCATTGACATTTTCCTTG TGTTCTCGAGAGGATATATCTGAGAAATTGAGACTTGGCATCAAGGATGTACCAGCGGTCCATATCTCTAATCCAAAGACACTAGAATTTCAA GTAGCTAGGACCACATTACTACCGGGACTTCTGAAGACTTTGGCTGCTAACAAAAAGATGCCGTTACCCCAAAAGTTATTTGAAATATCCGATGTAGTACTGCGTGATTGTACAGCGGAAGTTGGAGCCCGTAATGAAAGACGAATTTGTGCAATCAATTGTAATAAGTTTGCAGGCTTCGAAATAATTCATGGTCTTTTAGACAGAATTATGCAGTTACTTGAAGTTCCATGGAGTACAGCTAAAGATTCCAATGGTTACTACTTGCGTGCTGCCGACG ATCCAACTTATTTTCCACAACGTTGTGCTGAAATTGTGGTTTTTGGTGAGGTGATAGGTAAGATGGGAGTGATTCATCCGACggtaatttcgaattttgaccTTAGCCTGCCTTGTTCGGCGATGGAGATTAACATCGAACCCATGTTGTAA
- the LOC124179806 gene encoding uncharacterized protein C630.12: MIRRSRLKNKIGAVVLIIGLTVAYNEFIAYEIQRLHWAFHKCTDCTRILLVADPQILGIKNENYPGASVAIWDSDSYLRKTFARALAHSQPHVIAFLGDLMDEGHIASGEYFEKYKRRFDSIFQTPDDVMKIYLPGDNDVGGEEDTVSAHISDRFEFTYSQPDTLSYKSVNFFKVNRLTHSVPGAPSDAFLNDYSERNTTNVVLSHMPLLFSPGSFVQSVVKELSPQLIFSAHDHKAMHTSLDMATNQLSDIWILPPHENRLFHLRLDMGDIHEVQIPTCSYRMGTPYIGYGLASVDTHEKLVQFTILWQPNRFVQILVYNLVGLILIIFSFYFAAVWAYRVLSGYVTYTKVPNMRT, translated from the exons ATGATCAGAAGGAGCAG gttgaaaaataaaatcggtgCGGTTGTATTAATTATTGGGCTGACTGTGGCCTATAATGAATTCATCGCTTATGAAATTCAAAGACTGCATTGGGCCTTCCATAAGTGCACAGATTGTACAAGGATCTTACTTGTTGCCGATCCACAAATTTTGGGAATCAAAAATGAGAATTATCCCGGTGCATCAGTGGCAATTTGGGATAGTGACAG TTACTTGCGGAAAACATTTGCAAGAGCTCTCGCGCATTCACAACCTCATGTGATTGCTTTCCTGGGTGATTTAATGGACGAGGGTCATATCGCATCTGGagaatatttcgaaaagtatAAACGGAGGTTTGATTCTATATTTCAAACGCCAGATGATGTGATG aaaatttatttacctgGAGACAACGATGTCGGTGGCGAAGAGGATACCGTATCTGCACATATTTCTGACAGATTTGAATTTACATATAGTCAACCTGATACTTTAAGTTACAAaagcgtgaatttttttaag GTAAACAGACTGACCCATTCTGTTCCTGGAGCACCCAGCGACGCATTTTTGAATGATTATTCAGAAAGGAATACTACGAATGTGGTGCTGAGCCACATGCCATTGCTGTTCTCTCCTGGCAGTTTTGTTCAAAGT GTAGTCAAAGAGCTGTCACCACAGTTGATTTTTTCTGCTCACGACCACAAGGCGATGCATACCAGCTTAGATATGGCGACAAATCAATTAAGTGATATTTGGATCTTACCTCCACATGAAAATCGGTTGTTTCATCTACGTCTTGATATGGGAGATATTCATGAGGTTCAAATACCGACTTGTTCGTACAGAATGGGAACCCCTTACATTGGTTACGGACTAGCTTCTGTTG ATACGCACGAGAAGTTAGTCCAATTTACAATACTTTGGCAGCCAAATCGGTTTGTTCAGATTTTAGTTTATAACTTGGTCGGATtgatattgattattttttcgttttactttGCTGCTGTTTGGGCTTACCGAGTTTTATCCGGCTATGTAACTTACACAAAAGTACCAAATATGCGGACATGA